In the Gossypium arboreum isolate Shixiya-1 chromosome 10, ASM2569848v2, whole genome shotgun sequence genome, one interval contains:
- the LOC108487738 gene encoding uncharacterized protein LOC108487738, giving the protein MESNALNGRMAYWQILLSEFDIVYMNQKAIKGSAIADFLASRALENYEPLSFDFPNEDLMYVATMEEDSQEGHPWKLNFDGASNTVGNEIGAVLASIMGIRAAIERKIKVLEVYGDSALVIFQLKGEWEIRDPKLINYQRLVLELIEEFNDITFCFLPRDEN; this is encoded by the exons atggagtcaaatgcTCTGAACGGAAGAATGGCTTAttggcaaattttactttctgAGTTTGACATAGTCTACATGAACCAAAAGGCTATAAAGGGGAGTGCgatagcagattttctggccagtagagctctGGAAAATTATGAGCCGTTGAGCTTTGATTTCCCGAATGAGGATCTAATGTATGTTGCAACCATGgaagaagactctcaagaaggtcatccttggaaACTGAATTTTGACGGAGCTTCAAACACTGTGGGTAACGAAATCGGGGCAGTTTTG GCGTCCATCATGGgcatccgtgcagccatagaacgtAAGATCAAGgtattagaggtatacggagattcTGCATTAGTGATCTTtcagcttaaaggtgaatgggaaaTAAGAGATCCCAAGTTGATTAATTACCAAAGGCTGGTTCTTGAGTTAATCGAGGAGTTTAACGATATCACTTTCTGCTTCCTTCCACGAGATGAAAACTAG